In the Flavobacterium sp. 90 genome, GTTACAGGAAGTATTTTTGCTCATGAAAATGGTTTGGCAAATTGTCTTTTAATAAATGATACTAAAAATGTTATCGAAGGATTACAAGGTAATTTATTTATGGTTGTGGGCAAAAAGTTAATTACCCCACCAATTTCCGAAGGTTGTTTAAACGGCGTAATGCGCAAGCAAATTTTAGCTTTGGCTAAGAAAGTTGAAGGCATAGAAGTATTGGAAGAAATAATTTCGCCTTTTGACCTTCAAAAGGCAGACGAATTATTTCTCACCAATGTAATCATGGGAATACAGCCGATAACCAAATATCGAAAAAAGGAGTTTACCAGTAATCTGGCTCATTTACTTTTGCAGAAACTAAATGAATCCATCTCTGAAAATTAATTCAGATATGGATTTTCAGGTGCATTAGACCATATAAGATAATCTCCACCAAGCTCAATTATTTGTTCTTTCCAAAAATGAGTGGTTGACTTTCCTATAATTTTGTTTTTGTAACTATTATCAGCAATGATCCAGGAGTTTCCCTGCATTTCATTTTCAAGCTGATTTTCATCCCAACCGGTATAACCTAAGAAGAAACGAATATTATTTTTACTAATAGATCCGTTGTTAATTAAGTCTTTGGTCGATTCGAAATCACCTCCCCAATAAATTCCATTAGAAATCTCGACACTATTCGGGATTAAATCTGGAATATTGTGAATGAAATATAGGTTATCCTGTTCAACAGGACCTCCATTATATATCTTGAAAGAAGCATCGATCTCTGGGATTAGATCATTGATAGTATACTTTAGTGGTTTATTAATGATAAATCCTATTGATCCTTCTTTGTTATGGTCTGCTAATAAAATTACCGATCTATTAAATGATAAATCTCCAATTATCGAAGGCTCGGCAATAAGCAGGTGTCCTTTTTTTAATTTTTCTGAAATCATACGGCTACAATTTTTACTAAATTTAATCATAAATTTTTTAAAA is a window encoding:
- a CDS encoding YqgE/AlgH family protein, whose translation is MISEKLKKGHLLIAEPSIIGDLSFNRSVILLADHNKEGSIGFIINKPLKYTINDLIPEIDASFKIYNGGPVEQDNLYFIHNIPDLIPNSVEISNGIYWGGDFESTKDLINNGSISKNNIRFFLGYTGWDENQLENEMQGNSWIIADNSYKNKIIGKSTTHFWKEQIIELGGDYLIWSNAPENPYLN